In Gossypium raimondii isolate GPD5lz chromosome 12, ASM2569854v1, whole genome shotgun sequence, a single window of DNA contains:
- the LOC128035452 gene encoding uncharacterized protein LOC128035452, whose product MGKGALLGKGLGKYLQGRVEVPILVNKQDHYGLGYKPNARERRKEMEKKQEKRRTHLSGIEAKWGPITFPHISKTFVSGGIVYPEEKDEVTEGRIGRLDINAISAEERVEKNLSGIRPYEPSSDINEMSDAVTDSGSLFEQDVSIDDPQDFEDDQDSVLSPNLLRMVKEEEKQILPYKESVEVVSLEEGRNVNIGTGITKETRQNLVELLQEFKYVFAWSYQDMPGLSTDIVVHRLPIKEELFEWVANIVPVPKKDGKVRMCVDYRDLNKASPKDNFPLPHTDTLVDNTTGYSLFSFIDGFSGYNQIKMHPKDMEKTTFITMWGTFCYKVMPFGLKNTGATYQRAMVTLFHDMMHKEIEVYVNDMIAKSRTEKEHVQVLRKLFLRLRKFQLKLNPAKCTFGARSGKLLGFLVSEKGIEIDLDKVKAIQELPPPSTQKELTEKCDPIFRLLRKHNPGVWDEECQKTFEKVKHYLSNAPVLMPPCPNKPLILYLTVFENSMGCVLGQHDESGRKERAIYYLSKKFTECETRYSTIEKLCCALVWTTRRLRQYMLYHTTWLISKLDPLKYMMESTALNGRMARWQILLSEFDIVYVNQKAIKGGAIADFLASRALEDFEPLSFDFPNEDLMYVATIEDDSQRGDVWKLNFDGVSNTVGNGIGAVLVSPNGDYYPFTSKLDFDCTNNMAKYEACIMGIRAAIERKIKVLEVYGDSALVIYQLKGEWETRDPKLISYRKLVLELIEEFDGISFCYLPRDENQMADALATLASMMKANKQEDVKPIQMSIYDAPAHCCNVEEEKDNNPWYQDILRYVKNHEYPSQTTENDKRTLRRLANDYVLDGEILYKRGKDQVLLRCVDVVEAKQILEEVHDGICGTHANGFTMARQIMRFGYYWSTMEGDCIKYAKKCHKCQIYGDKIHVPPSPLHVMTSPWPFSMWGIDVIGPISPKASNGHRFIFHDSSGLQSIQDQAQQLIAISSEDER is encoded by the exons ATGGGAAAGGGAGCGTTGCTTGGAAAAGGACTTGGAAAATACCTCCAGGGACGGGTCGAAGTACCGATCCTGGTTAACAAACAGGACCATTATGGTTTGGGATATAAGCCTAATGCGAGGGAAAGGAGGAAGGAGATGGAGAAAAAGCAAGAAAAGAGAAGGACACATTTGAGCGGGATAGAAGCCAAATGGGGACCGATAACCTTTCCCCATATATCTAAGACTTTTGTTTCGGGGGGAATTGTTTACCCTGAGGAGAAGGATGAGGTTACAGAAGGAAGGATTGGAAGGTTGGACATCAATGCCATATCCGCGGAAGAAAGGGTGGAAAAGAATTTATCGGGTATTCGCCCTTACGAACC GTCTTCAGATATCAACGAGATGAGCGACGCTGTTACTGACTCAGGATCCCTTTTTGAACAAGACGTGAGTATAGATGATCCTCAGGATTTTGAAGATGACCAAGACAGCGTTTTGTCTCCAAATCTGTTGAGAATggtgaaggaagaagaaaaacaaatcctacccTATAAGGAATCAGTAGAAGTAGTGAGCTTAGAAGAGGGAAGGAATGTAAATATTGGTACTGGCATCACTAAGGAAACAAGGCAAAACCTcgttgagttacttcaagagtttaaatatgtcttcgcatggtcctATCAAGATATGCCGGGGTTGAGTACTGATATCGTGGTACACCGACTGCCTATAAAGGAAGAAT TATTcgaatgggtagccaatatagtccctgttcctaagaaagatgggaaggtTCGAATGTGTGTGGACTACAGAGACTTGAACAAAGCCAGCCCAAAAGATAATTTCCCACTGCCTCATACCGATACCTTGGTGGACAACACGACTGGATACTCACTTTTCTCCTTCATAGACGGCTTCTCAGGATACAACCAGATAAAAATGCATCCTAAAGACATGGAAAAGACTACATTCATAACTATGTGGGGGACGTTTTGTTACAAggtgatgccattcggattgAAAAATACCGGGGCAACttatcaaagagccatggtaaccctattccatgacatgatgcacaaagagATCGAGGTCTATGTTAACGATATGATTGCGAAGTCTAGAACTGAAAAAGAGCATGTACAAGTGTTGAGAAAATTGTTCCTAAGGTTAAGAAAATTCCAGCTAAAACTTAACCCAGCCAAATGTACTTTCGGGGCTAGATCAGGAAAGCTGCTGGGATTCTTAGTCAGCGAAAAGGGAATTGAAATTGACCTAGACAAAGTTAAAGCCATACAAGAATTACCTCCACCGagtactcagaaagaa ttaactgagaaatgtgaccccatctTCCGTCTTCTTAGgaaacataatccaggtgtATGGGACGAGGAGTGCcagaaaacttttgaaaaagttaaaCATTACCTGTCTAACGCCCCAGTATTAATGCCACCATGCCCGAACAAGCCACTGATACTATACTTGACAGTATTTGAAAATTCCATGGGGTGTGTGCTcggccaacatgatgagtcaggaCGAAAAGAAAGAGCAATCTACTATCTTAGTAAGAAGTTCACTGAATGTGAAACGAGATACTCGACAATCGAAAAATTATGCTGCGCCTTGGTCTGGACTACGCGGAGATTGAGACAATACATGTTATACCATACGACTTGGTTAATCTCAAAGTTGGACCCTCTGAAATACATGATGGAATCGACTGCTCTAAATGGAAGGATGGCCCGATGGCAAATTTTACtgtctgaatttgacatagtttaTGTGAATCAAAAGGCTATAAAAGGGGGCGCAATAGCAGATTTTTTGGCTAGTAGAGCTTTAGAAGATTTTGAGCCCTTGagctttgattttccaaatgaggatctgatgtatgtggcaaccaTTGAAGATGATAGCCAAAGAGGCGATgtttggaaattaaacttcgaCGGAGTTTCAAACACCGTAGGCAacggaattggggcagtcttggtatctCCGAATGGAGATTATTATCCATTCACCAGCAAATTGGACTTTGATTGTACAAATAACATGGCAAAATACgaagcatgcatcatgggtatccgTGCAGCTATTGAGCGTAAAATCAAAGTACTAGAGGTGTATGGAGATTCCGCACTAGTAATCTATCAGCTCAAAGGCGAATGGGAGACAAGAGATCCCAAATTGATCAGTTACCGAAAGCTGGTTCTCGAATTGATTGAGGAATTTGATGGTATCAGTTTCTGTTATCTCCCGCGAGATGAGAATCAAATGGCCGATGCTTTGGCTACATTGGCTTCCATGATGAAAGCAAATAAACAGGAGGATGTAAAGCCTATCCAAATGAGCATTTATGATGCTCCAGCCCACTGTTGTAACGTTGAAGAGGAAAAAGACAACAACCCTTGGTATCAGGACATACTACGATATGTGAAAAATCACGAATACCCGAGCCAAACAACTGAGAATGACAAGAGAACGCTGAGAAGGCTGGCTAATGACTACgtcttagatggagagatcCTGTACAAAAGAGGAAAGGATCAGGTGctgttaagatgtgtggacgTTGTGGAGGCCAAGCAGATcttggaagaagtccatgaTGGTATTTGTGGAACACACGCTAACGGTTTCACAATGGCTagacaaatcatgagattcggaTATTATTGGTCTACCATGGAAGGAGACTGCATCAAATATGctaagaaatgccataaatgccagATTTACGGagacaaaattcatgtgcctCCCTCACCTCTTCACGTCATGACTTccccatggcctttctccatgtggggcatAGACGTCATTGGGCCGATATCGCCAAAGGCTTCaaatggacatcgtttcattttt cacgatagcAGCGGTttgcagtcaattcaagatcaagcACAACAACTCATCGCCATATCGTCCGAAGATGAACGGTAG